The following DNA comes from Synechococcus sp. CC9616.
TGGTGCTCGACGTTTCATTGCAGGTGGCCGCACTGCTGCGAGCTCGCGGAGTGGATGTACGGATGACGCGTACATCAGAGATCGATGTGGATCTTCCACCCCGGGTCAGCTTGGCCAACCGCTCTGCTGCCACGGCCTTGGTGAGCATTCATGCCAATGCCCTGAGCATGAGCCGGCCCGATGTGAACGGCATCGAGACCTTCTTTTTCTCGGATCCGCGTTCCGGTCGTCTGGCCTCTTATCTGCAGCAGCAGCTGATGGCGGTCTCGCCGGGTACACCCAACCGCGGCGTCAGGCGTGGAAGGTTTTTTGTGATCCGGCGCTCCACCATGCCGTCGGCGCTTGTGGAGATGGGTTTTGTGACTGGACAGATCGATGCTCCTCGTCTGGCACGCGCGGATCATCGTCGACGTCTTGCCCTCGCCATCGCCGCCGGCATTCTCAACTACCTCATATTCGAAGTGAAGTGACCTCTGTACTCGGTCTGTTTGACAGTGGGGTGGGTGGACTCACCGTTCTGCGCCGCATTTTGGAGCGTCATGGAGCCGTGCGATGCATTTATTTAGGAGATACGGCCAGGGTCCCCTATGGCTGCAGATCCCCGGAGGAGATCCGTTCGATCGCGGTGGAAGTGGTGCGCTGGCTGCGACAGCAAGGGGTGACGACAGTGGTGATGGCATGCAACACCACCAACGCCCTGGCTCGGGATGTCGCTGAAGGTCAGGCGGGAGTTCCAGTGATCGGTCTGATTGGGGCGGCATCAGCGATGGTGAGGGAACGGCGCGTTGGTGTCCTGGCAACCGCCGCCACGGTTGCATCGGGTGCCTACCGAACCAGCATCGAAGCGCTGCATCCCGGGACGCAGGTTCTCGAACAGGCCTGCCCGGATTTTGTCCCTCTGATTGAACGGGGTGATCTGCACTGTGATCAGTTGCGTCGCGCGGTTGAGACCTACCTCGAGCCACTGATGGCGAATTCCGTGCAGTCCATCGTGCTCGGCTGCAGTCATTACCCGCTGCTCGCGCCGCTGATGCGTCAGATCCTTCCTGAGGACGTGCGATTGATTGATCCGGCTCTCGGTGTGACGCATCAACTGGATGCCCTGCTGGGACCACCCTCCGCAAGGAAGCAAAGCGCTGACTGCTTGAAGCTCTGCCGTCTCTGCGTCACGGCTGATCCTGAGGGGTTTTGCGATCGAGCCGCTCCGTGGCTGGGTGAGCGTCCACGGGTTGAGTTGGTGCAGCTGCAGTCCTGAACAGAAGGCCACTAGGATCGCGGCGCGAAAGGGACTCATGATCACCGTCACCGAGCTGCTAGCACCGGTTGAAAACGACCTCGAGACCCTGCTTAGTGATCTGCGCAGCCTCATCGGTGCGGGCCACCCGATTCTTCAGGCTGCCGCTGAACATTTGTTCAGTGCCGGAGGCAAGAGAATTCGCCCTGGCATTGTCCTGCTGATTTCCCGTGCCCTCGCCAGTGATGGCGAGTTGTCGGCCCGTCACCGCCGCCTGGCTGAAATCACGGAGATGATCCATACGGCTTCGCTAGTCCACGATGACGTAGTGGATGAGGCCTCAACGCGTCGCGGTGTTGCAACCGTGCACAGCCGTTTTGACGCCAGAGTCGCCGTCCTGGCTGGCGATTTTCTCTTTGCTCAGGCCAGCTGGCACCTCGCCAATCTTGACGACCTCGATGTGGTCAAGCTTCTGAGTCGCGTGATCATGGATCTTGCTGATGGTGAGGTGAAGCAAGGCCTGTACCGCTACGAAACCGGACAGAGTTTTGAGACATACCTCGAAAAGAGTTACTGCAAGACGGCATCTTTGATCGCCAACAGCTCGCGCGCCGCAGGTGTACTCAGCGCCTGCAGTGAGGTCCAACTCGATGGTCTTTATCAATTCGGGCGCCAGCTTGGGCTCGCCTTCCAAGTTGTCGACGACATCCTGGACTTCACAGGCAGCGAACAGCAGCTGGGCAAGCCGGCGGCCAGTGATTTGGCCAGTGGATATCTCACGGCTCCCTGTTTTTATGCGATGGAGGAGCATCCAGAACTCAAGGCTCTGATCGATCGCCAGTTCAGTGGAGATCAAGATCTCGACCAGGCTCTTTCGATGGTGCGTTCCTCAAAAGCAATCCCAAGAACCCGCGAACTGGCAGAAACGTTTGCTCGTGAATCCAGAGAGGCGATCGCCTGGCTGCCTGATTCCCCCTCCAAACGTGCCCTGATGGAGCTTCCTGATTTCGTGCTCAGCCGTCTGTATTGATCACGGATTGATCAGGTAATCCAGAACTGTGCCCAGATTGCTGATGTGACAGGGCTCGGCCTCGAGGGGATCACAACCCTCAGCGCGATCCAGGACCCAGACCCGACAGCCTGCTGCCAGCGCCGCGGCTGTACCAGCACGTGAATCCTCAAGAGCCCAGCAATCATTGGGATCGACCTTCAGTCGTCGGGCTGCCAGCAAAAACGGTGCCGGATCAGGCTTGCCAGCCGTCAGTGCAGGGTCATCCCCGTGGACTCGTGTCTTGATCAGTCCCAGCCAAGGATGGGGGCCGCTTTTGAAGGCGACGGATTCCTGGCTGCTGCTGGTCACCAAAGCCATGGGGATGTTGTCCTTCTGGCAGTGACGAATCAGGTTTTCCGCGGACGGCATCGCTTCAGCCTTCGGCAGAAGTTGTTTCACGATCGGCTGCTGAACCGCTAGCAGAGCCTCGCTGCCGACTGATGTCGGCAGCCACGCATCCACTTGTTCTGCGCAGTCCTGACGGCGACGACCTCTCAGCTGCAGCAGGTGATTTCCACTTAGATGCCCTCCGAAATGAGCCGCTGCCTCTGCCCAGGCTTGACCATGAAGCGGCTCGGTGTTGAGCAGCAGACCATCCAGGTCGAACAGGCAGGCAGCAGGGCGAATGCGGTTGCTCATGCCTCTTAGTCAAGCCCCTCTGCCCCTTGCCGACGGATTGCAACGAGTGAGGGGTGGCTGGCTTCGATCTTCCTACCCTGACCAGCGAGCATGGGATAGACGGCTGCCGTGACAGACGCCAACACGACGATCGAGAGTGTGCTTCAGGAAGGACGGGTGTTTGACCCGCCTGCTGATCTGGCCGCTCAAGCGCGGGTCGGCAGTCTGGAGGCCTATCGGCAGTTGGCGGAGACGGCCAAGCTCGATCCAGATCGCTTTTGGGGTGATGCTGCTCGCCGCGAGCTGCATTGGTTCGAACCCTTTCACACCGTCCTGGACTGGAGCGATGCCCCCTTCGCGCGCTGGTTTGAAGGCGGGACCACCAACCTTTCGTTCAACTGTCTTGATCGCCATCTCTCCGGTCCTACAGCCGATAAAACAGCCCTGATTTGGGAGGGAGAGCCGGGAGATGTGCGTCGATTCAGCTATCGCGAGCTGCACGCTGAGGTGTGCAAAACCGCCAATGCGCTGAAGGCGTTGGGTCTCGGCAAAGGTGATCTGGTGGCGCTTTACATGCCAATGGTTCCCGAAGCAGCCATTGCGATGCTCGCCTGTGCCCGCATCGGCACCCCCCACTCCGTTGTGTTTGGTGGTTTTTCGTCAGAAGCTCTGCGGGACCGCTTGATCGACGGCGAGGTCAAGGCGGTGATCACCGCGGACGGCGGTTTTCGCAAGGACAAACCCGTGTCCCTGAAACCCGCTGTTGATGCCGCTTTGGCGGATGGCGCCTGCCCCACGGTGCACTCGGTTCTGGTGGTGCAGCGCACCAAACAACCCGTCGAGATGGTGGCTGGTCGTGACCAGTGGTGGCACGAGCTGGTTGACAGCCAGAGAGAAGCCTGTGCGGCCGAGCCAATGGCCAGTGAAGACCGCCTGTTTGTGCTCTACACCTCAGGTTCGACAGGCAAACCAAAGGGGGTGGTGCACACCACGGCTGGTTACAACCTTTGGGCCCATCTCACCTTCCAGTGGATCTTCGACATCCGTGATGACGACGTGTTCTGGTGCACGGCGGATGTGGGGTGGATCACTGGCCACAGCTACATCGTCTACGGACCCCTCTCCAACGGGGCCACTACGGTGATGTTCGAAGGGGCACCTCGCCCCTCAAAGCCCGGCGCTTTCTGGGAGCTGATTCAGAAGCATCGGATCTCGATCTTCTACACCGCGCCAACGGCGATTCGAGCGTTCATGAAGAGTGGTCGTGAGGTGCCGGATCAGTACGACATGAGCAGCCTGCGACTGCTTGGAACCGTCGGTGAGCCAATCAATCCAGAGGCCTGGATGTGGTATCGCGACGTGATCGGAGCGAATCGCTGCCCGATCGTCGACACCTGGTGGCAGACGGAGACCGGTGGCGTGATGATCAGCCCGCTTCCCGGTGCGACCCCCACCAAGCCGGGGTCGGCAACGTTGCCCCTGCCAGGCATTCAGGCCGACATCGTCGATGCCGAAGGCAACAGTTGTGCTGAGGATGAAGGCGGCTACCTGGCGGTGCGTGCCCCCTGGCCGGGAATGATGCGCACTGTGCACGGCAACCCGCAACGGTTCCGCGAGAGTTACTGGGAGCACATCCGCCCAGCGGATGGCTCCTATCTCTATTTTGCAGGCGATGGCGCTCGCCGTGACGCGGATGGCTACTTCTGGGTCATGGGTCGTGTCGATGACGTGATCAACGTGTCTGGCCACCGGCTGGGAACGATGGAAATCGAATCGGCCCTCGTCAGCCATCCAGCTGTGGCTGAGGCCGCTGTTGTTGGCCGCCCCGATGATCTCAAGGGTGAAGGGATCGTGGCTTTCGTGACCCTCGAATCGGGCCGGGAGGCCAGTGACGCCCTCGTTAAGGAGCTCAGGGTTCATGTCGGCTCAGAAATCGGACCGATCGCTCGCCCAGATGAAATCCGCTGCAGCGATGCCCTGCCCAAGACGCGCAGCGGAAAAATCATGCGTCGGATTCTTCGGTCTCTGGCAGCGGGAGAGGAGGTGAGTGGGGATACCAGCACCCTGGAGGATCGCTCCGTGCTCGATCGCCTGCGGGCGTGATGGATCAGAGCAATGCCTGATCTCTGATGGTGGTGGTGAGTCGTCGCATCGCCGTCACCCGCTTTGGATCATCCGCCCAATCACCCAGAACACTGCGGCGTAAGCCCGCGCTGGCTGGGGTCAGGTGGTCTCCCGGCAATTGCAGAAATTCGCTGGCATCCTCCGGACGCTGTCGAAGTGCCTCGATCAGCTCATCACTCTGGTCGAGGTCGTCACGGCCGAAACGCACGACGAGATTGCTAGGCTGCAAATAATGTCGGCTGATCAGCCGCAGGGTTTCCCTGGGACTCGGGCTGAATTCCGTTTCCACCCCGAGCCGTGGTGCCAGGTCACCCAGAAGCGGAATGGAGCGGTCCGCTGCGAAGTTGTTGAAACTGAGTGCAACAAGGCTTTTGCTACTTCGCCCTCCGTCGGGAGCTAGCAGCAGAAGTTTGCAACCGAGGCTGTGCCCCAGCCGTAGAGAGGGGGGGAGGTATCCGCTGCGTTCGACAAGGCGACGTCGAGCTTCGCGCAGCTCGGTCCAGGCCTGGCGAGCCTGGGACTGATGATCGAATCCTGGGACATACGCCCAGGCGTGTACTGCAAGATTGAGCTGGGCAAGGTCCTCCAGCAGGCGCCTGTAACTCACCTGAGGTGTTGCTGCGAGATAGCTCCCGCCGATGAACTCCACCAGTGCCTGAGGTCGGCTGGGCCGGAGTTGCCAGAGATTTCCCTGCTGACGCCAGCTACTCATGCCGCTGGTGCTGCGGCGAGGTTGTTCAGCACGCGCAGGGACTCCCGTACGTGGGCGGGCCCGTCCAGGAGATTCTCGATGATGTGCCGGATGATGCCTTCACCGTCCACCACGTAAGTGACTCGGCCAGGCAGCAACCCCATCGCTCTTGGCACTCCCAGTGATCGACGAAGAGCGTTGTTCGTGTCGCACAGCAGTGGGTAAGGAAGGCTGTGGCGGGTGACGAAGCGTCGATGGCTGACCGCATCGTCAGCACTCACGCCCCAGATCACTGCCCCGAGTTCGTTCAGAGCGCAGTGATTGTCCCGGAAACTGCAGGCTTCGATCGTGCAGCCGGGCGTGTCGTCCTTGGGATAGAAGAACAACACCAAAGGACGTCCGGCAAGATCGTCGCTTGAACGACGTTCACCGTCCTGATCGAGAAGGCTGAAGGAGGGAAGACGATCACCGACCCGGAGTGCCATCACAACGTTGTGGAGATGGTCGAGCCTAGGGATCATGCGCCTTGCCTGACGCGGGAGAATCGGTGCAGGGAGGACCGTTCGAGATGGGTGAGCAACTGGATCTGCTGAGTGGTCAGCCGCTGAAGTCTTCTTCGGGGCCAACCCAGGAATCGGGGTCTGTGCCGGCCCAAAGCACCCTGCTGGTCCCAAACAGCCTGCTGATCATCGACACCGAAACCAGCGGACTTGATCCCTCCGAAAACCAATGTCTGGAAGTGGGATCGATTCTGTTCTCCGTGCCGGATCGCGCCGTTCTTGCCCAGCAGTCGTTTCTGCTGCCGGTGTCGAGCAATGCGGCTGAGCCGATCAATCGCATCCCCGCCTCCGTGACTCAGTTGCCTCAACCATGGCGTGAGGCCCTTGGCTACCTGACGTCGTTGATTGCCGCCGCTGATGTTCTTGTTGCTCACAACGCAGAGTTTGATCGCCAGTGGTTCGGCATTGATCCGCTCCCAGTCGTGCAACAACCCTGGCTTTGCACGATGGAGGACATTCGTTGGCCCGCGGAGCGGCAATTGCGCAGTCGTCCGTCTGTCCGTGATCTTGCTTTGGCCTATGACATCCCTGTCTGGGCAGCTCATCGTGCCCTGACCGACTGCACTTACCTGGCCGAAGTGTTTCGCCGTTGCGATGATCTGGAGACCCTGTTGCTCAGGGGGCTTGAACCGCGTCAGTTGATGCGGGCCCAGGTGTCCTACGACAATCGACACCTCGCCAAAGATGCGGGATTTCGTTGGAATGATCCCGTCAAAGGTGCTTGGACACGTCGTCTGAGCGAACGCGAGGCATCAGAGCTTGCTTTTTCTGTTGTTGGCGTGGAGCCTCCTTCGGAGCAGCTGGCTGCCTGAGCAGGCAGGGCGTTGCTTTTGCTTCATCTCTCCGAAGCCACTGCGTTGTTTTTCAGAGTTGCGCCGCTGTGTCATCAGTCTGATGTCATGGCGGCTTTCATTCACCACCAGCAACGACCCCTTCGTTCGCGTCTGCGGCATTGGCAGCAGGTACGCACCTGGGCTCGTCTGATTCGTGAGGCTGAAGCTCTCTGGCATGTGGACGTCCGTGCACTGCGGCGTTTGGGGGCGGTTGAGCTCTCGCAGCTGATTGAAGAAGTGCCAGCCACGCATCGTCGCCGCGTTAACCGATGGCTTGATTCCTACTCCGTGGCAACTCGATTGCATCGAATTCCGCATTCTCACAGAGATGACAATGCTTGCTGAAACTTGATTGATGAAGGATTCATCTTCATTCTACCAAGTGATTAACCGCTCTTAAACTCTTCCTAACGACGAAGATTGTTGCTTTTAGCTACTCCTGGTAGGTCGATCTTTTCCCAGGCCTGCCATGAGCTTCGTTAAGAAGGCTCTTCTCGTTTCTTCCGTGCTCGTCCTCGGGGCTGGCATGTCCGCCTCCGCCGCTGGAAAGCTGAACGGAGCTGGTGCATCCTTCCCCGCCAAGATTTATCAGCGCTGGTTCGCTGAGCTGGCTAAGTCCGGTGGACCTCAGGTTAATTATCAGGCTGTTGGTTCAGGTTCCGGACGCAAAGCTTTTATTGATCAAACCGTCAACTTCGGTGCATCGGATGATCCGATGAAGAAGAAAGATATGGCCAAGGTCAAGCGAGGAGTGGTTCAGATTCCGATGGTGGGTGGAACCATTGCCTTCGGATACAACAAGCCTGGCTGCAACCTGAAGCTGACCCAGGAGAAGGCTGTCTTGGTCGCCATGGGCAAGATCAAGAACTGGAAGGATCTCGGCTGTGCACCTGGCGCCATCACCTGGGTGCACCGTTCCGATGGTTCCGGCACGACCAAGGCCTTCACGAACTCCATGGAGGCGTTCTCCTCCAAATGGACCTTGGGAACTGGAAAGTCTGTGAAGTGGCCCTCAGGAGTCGGAGCGAAAGGTAACTCTGGTGTCGCCGGTGTGATCCAGAACCGCGTAGGTGCAATCGGTTACTTGAACCAGTCCTACATCAAGGGCAAGGTTGTCGCTGCTGCTCTTCAGAACAAGTCTGGTGAATTCCTCAAGCCCTCCGTGGCTGCTGGCGCCAAGGCCCTGAACGGCATCAAGCTGGACAAGGATCTGGCAGGCAAGAACCCCAACCCGACTGCGAAGGGTGCTTACCCAATTGCGACGCTCACGTGGGTGCTTGCTTACAAGACCGGTAACGGTGCCAATGCTTCGGTGGTTCAAAATGCCTTCAACTACATGCTGAGCTCGAAGGCTCAGAACCAGGCACCCAGCCTTGGTTTTGTCCCCCTTAAGGGCGACATCCTGGCCAAGTCCAAGGCTGCTGTGAAGAAGATCGGCAAATGAGTAGTTGCTGATGCCTGTTGGCCAGCTTGAAAGAAAGGGGAGCTTGCGCTCCCTTTTTTTTGTCAAGAAAGAAACATGGTGTTTGACAATCTCTTGAGCAATGCTTAGTAAAGCTTTAACCAGTTGAACATCATTTATTTGCCTTGTAGTCAACTTCTCCTTCATACACTTCTCGTATCTGAGAGGATGACTTCATGGTTGCGCTTCCTTCCCGAGAACATTCTGACCGACGAGATGGTTTCAGAGATCTCCTGGAGAGCAACTATCAACGACGCAACCTCGTTCATCTCACTGCAGGCAGTGTTGTTCCTCTTCTGAGGAACAACATTTGGCTTGTTGTTCGCGGCATGGTGAAACTTGGTGCCGTCTCAGTTCATGGCGACGAACTCCTGCTGGGACTTGTTGGTCCTGGTGAGCCATTTGGTGAATCCCTCAGCACGGTGGAGGCCTACGACGCAGTTGCTCTGACGAACTGCGATCTGCTCTGCCTGACAACGATTGATATTCAGCAATCCCCAGAGTTGGCACTCGCCATGATGGATGCCATCGCTGCTCGCTATCGACAGGCCGAATCGCTGTTGGCGTTGCTCGGACTTCGCCGCGTTGAAGATCGCTTACGGGGGTTTCTGGAGTTGTTGGCACAGGATTACGGCCAGCCCTGTGAAGATGGCCTGAAACTCAATGTGCGTCTCACGCACCAGGAGCTTGCCAGTGCCCTCAGCACCACGCGCGTCACGGTCACTCGCGTGCTTGGTCTTCTGCGTGAAGAGGGTTGGCTCAAGATCGATGCTGAGCGCTGTCTGGTGATCTCCCACCTACCTCAGCGATGATACTTCGCTGAGTGATCACAAAAAAGCCGGCGTGTTTCGCCGGCTCTGCTCCATGTCGGGTGATTTGAGGAGCGAAATCGACGGTTGAATCGGAGCGGCGGGATTTGAACCCACGACCCCCACTACCCCAAAGTGGTGCGCTACCAAGCTGCGCTACGCCCCGTCAGAATCAAGCTATCACAGTGAATTGCGGCGTCTGGCACGCGTCAACAGGCGAACCGTGAGACGGTCCCTGTTGTCAGAGGCATAGCCGAAAAGGCGACACTGTCTGGCCAGCCGGCGAAGCTCCAGAAGGTTCATCGAGGCAAGCCGTAACTCGGGGAGTGTTTTCCACGCCCGTGAACTCATGGGCAGGTGATCCGTTGTGGCGGCGCTGCCAAGGGTGAGGGTTCCTTCAGCCAGCCACTCGGGTATCAGCACAACGAGCACAGCGATCAGTCCGTAAAGCTCGACAAGCCCCCGCGGAAGTGGATGCAGCTGATGACGTGGTTCTCGCTTCTCCGGTGCTTTCACGCGGGCGAGCCCATCGCTCATTAACCATCACGATGCCATCATCTTGAGACGTCACCTGCAGCGGGTGGTCAGATCCGCAATGTTCCCGAGGATTCAGGGGCAGATGGTACAGCAGGCGCTTGGTCCCGCCAGAGCAGATGCGCAGGTCCCGATCGGTCTGGAGCTCTTGTCGTAAAAATCAATCCGAACACCAGGAACAAGGTGAGCACCATCGCCAGGATCACCGTGCGATCCGACAGCCCCTGCATCAGCTCAATGAGATGGGTGTGTTGTCGCTGCGGAGCACACAGTGACTGATCGACCAGTCGTACTGGTTCCAGACCGACGTTGGAAGTTTGTAGTCCGCACCCTCGAAGTCGGCAAGAGCTGTTTGGGTTGGCATCGCTGAGCAGTAGGGACGGCTCCCAGGTTTCGCCAGGTACTGCTGGTGATATGGCTCTGCGAAATAAAAGGTTTGATCAGCCTTGATCTCCGTCGTGATCGGACCGTATCCACCGGAGTTGAGCTGGTCCTGGTAGGACTCGCGGCTGGCGAGAGCCAGTGCCATCTGCCGCTCTGTTGTCGTGTAGATCGCCGATCGGTACTGACTGCCGCTGTCATTTCCTTGTCGATCACCCTGCGTGGGGTCGTGGCATTCCCAGAACAGTTTCAGCAGATCGGAAAAATCGATGGCAGGAGTGCTCCACACAACCCGTACCCCTTCAGTGTGGCCGGTGCGGCCTGAACACACCTGCTGGTATGTGGGGTCGGTCATCTCCCCTCCTGCGTATCCCACGGCAGTGGTCACGACGCCGGGCAGTCTCCAGAACCCCTTTTCGGCCCCCCAGAAACACCCACAGGCAAAAATCGCTTCTTCCTGGTCGCTCAGCAAAGGAGATCTCAGGGGAGTCCCCAGCACGGCATGGCGACCGTCGCTCATGTCGACCGTGCCGCTGGAGGGTGAAAGCCAGGACGGAAACATGCTCAATCGGCTGATTTCAGGAGCCTAGACAGCTCTGTTGAGATGCCGAGACGCTGTGATCATTCGGTTTGCGGACGGGGGGCCTGTGTTGGTTCCACCTGGATGTGATTGATCAGAGTGGTCACAAACGCAAACAGCAGGAAGGGCAGGCTCAGAACCAGGATCAGTCCGACTCCCACAAGGGCAAAAAGCGGTCGCGACGATCCCATCAGTGCCAGTCCTGCAGCCAGGCTCACGAAGATCACGGCCATCCACGCCAGCACCTGGCCGTAGATATCGCCGAAGGTGAGTGTGCAGCGGACGGTGAAAGGGTTGCTGCTGGTCATGAGCTGAGAGGACGGGGGGTTCAGCTAAGACGGACACGCTTGCGTTGTCCGGCAAGGTTCGCAACTCTTTCAGGATGCCACCGCATCAAGTTGTTCAGCAGCCTGCTGGCGTTCCCAGAGACGCTGATAGGTGCCATGGGTTCTGATCAGATCGTTGTGATGACCTTGCTGAACGATTCTGCCTGCTTCCATCACCAGAATTCGATCGCAGGCCGCTGCGGCGGATAGCTGATGGCTGATCATCACGATGGTGCGCCCCTGCTGTCCGCGAATCGACTCCAGCACTGCAGCAGCCGTGTTGTTGTCGACACTGGCAAGGGCGTCATCCAGGATCAGAACAGGAGACGACACCAGTAGTGCCCGCCCGAGGGCTGTTCGTTGTCGCTGCCCACCGCTGAGGGTGATTCCTCGTTCTCCAACAATGGTCTGGAAGCCATCGGGGAATCCGCGCACATCGTCGGCGAGACGTGCCTGTTCTGCTGAGCTCTCAACCCGTTCATCGCTGGCCTCGGGATCTCCGTAGCGCAGGTTGTCCGCCAGGCTGCTGGTGAACAGAAATCCTTCCTGCGGCACCATCGCCATGGAATGGCGGAGGGTCTGCAGCGGCAGGCTGGTGACGTCCATCCCATCGAGGAACAACTGTCCTGGCTCAACAGGCACCATGCGGCCGAAGGCTCTCGCCAGAGTTGTCTTCCCGCAGCCAACCGGGCCAACCACGGCAACAAGTTCTCCGGCCTGGATGCAGAAATCCACGCCGAGCAGGACGTCCTGCTCGGCACCCTCGTAACGGACTCTGAGTCCTCTGGCTTCAAGCCTCCCTTGCAGTCGGTCACTCAAGGTGGTTACGGGCTGGTGGGACGAAGCGGGCTGCTGATCCCGGATCAGGGGGACGCGCTGAAGCAGTTCCTCCACCCGCTCGAGGCTCACCTGGCCGATCTGGAAGGTGTTGAGCGTGAACCCGAGCAATGCTGTGGGGAACACCAGCTGTCCCACATAAAGGATCAGGGCAACCAGCCCTCCTGTGCTGAGCGCGCCGGACTCAAGCTTCCCGCTGCCAAGGGACAACAACAGCAGCAGTGAAATGGAGGAAATCCCCTCCAGCAGAGGGAATAGGGTGCTGCGCGTTCGTGCGAGGCGGATCTGACTGTCTCGATAGTTGTGATTTCGCTCGCTGAATGCCGCCAGTTCGGATGTCTCCTGGCTGTAGATCTTGATCGCGCCGATCCCGGAGAGGTCCTCCTGGATCAATTCACTCAGAGTCGCCAGATTTTCCTGCTGACGACGCTGCTGATGCATCATCCGACCGCCGAAGAGCCGAACACAGCCCAGCATCACTGGGTAAAGACCAACGGCCGCCACGGTGAGACCGGGGTCGATGGCCAGCATCGCCGGCAGGGTGACGCTGTACACCAGGGCGGTGTTGGTCAGGCTGAGAATTGAAAATCCCAGCAGACGGCGGATGTTTTCAACATCGCTTGTCGCCCGTGCGATCACCTCACCGCTGCCGGTGGTTTGAACCCAAGCAGGCTCCTGCTTGAGCATGTGGTCGAACAGTCGCTGCCGCAACTCCACCTCAACCTGACGCCCGACACCGAAAACCAGTTGTCGGGAAATCAGCCGCACCACCCCCATCACGCTGGCCAGAAGTGCGATCCAGGCGGCTTGGGTCAACACCCTCTGATAGGCAAATCCCCCCTGGAGCTCATCGACGGCCTTCTGGACCTCCATGGGGATCGTCACCCCCAGCAGGTTGACTATTACAAGGGCGATCGCCCCAAGCAGCACGGTGCGCCGGTGGGGGCGCAGATAGCGGCCGATCAGATCCAGGCGCAGGGCGGCCACGGCGTCAACCAGGAGGAGCGCCAACCTAATCAGGCAACTGCATCAAGCTGTCAGCAGCACAGCTCCGTCCAATGCCTGAAGCAGAGTCCACGGATGCCTCGACTCAGAGTCATCCCCTGGAAGCAAGCGATCGAGACCATCTTGATCGCTTGCTGGCGAGAGACTCGCCGCAGGATGGTGACCTGGCCGACTTGGCGCGTCTGTTGATCCGCTACGACGGATTCCCCGGTGCTGATGATCTTCAGAGGGATATGCAACGGCTTCTGTCGATCTGGAAACTCAGCCGTGAAGAGCTCAACACGCGGGTGAGAGGTCTGTGGGCAGATGGGTATCGCCCAGGCCAAGCCAGTGATGAGGCGGTTGGCTCGGGATTTGATACGAGTGAGACGGAGGGCAGCTGAACGGACACTGGTCACGACTTGACGTTTTGGGTGATAGTGGAGATGTCCCCATCACCCGGCCCGGAGTGCATTGCACCCGGGTTTTTTTCTGTCACCGGTCCGTCGCCATGTCCTCTGATCGCCCGTCCTGGCCAGCACTACTCGACAGCGTCATCGAGGGTGATCATCTCAGTGAACAGCAGGCCACTGCCCTGATGCATGCCTGGCTGGCCGAGGAGCTCACGCCAGTTCAGACCGGGGGCTTTCTCACCGCCCTGCGAGCCAAAGGAATGGTCGCGCAGGAACTTGCAGCGATGGCAGCTGTGCTGCGTGAGGCATGTCCGCTTCCCTGCGAGCGCCCCGATCTCCTGATGGT
Coding sequences within:
- a CDS encoding DUF1350 family protein — its product is MSSWRQQGNLWQLRPSRPQALVEFIGGSYLAATPQVSYRRLLEDLAQLNLAVHAWAYVPGFDHQSQARQAWTELREARRRLVERSGYLPPSLRLGHSLGCKLLLLAPDGGRSSKSLVALSFNNFAADRSIPLLGDLAPRLGVETEFSPSPRETLRLISRHYLQPSNLVVRFGRDDLDQSDELIEALRQRPEDASEFLQLPGDHLTPASAGLRRSVLGDWADDPKRVTAMRRLTTTIRDQALL
- the sds gene encoding solanesyl diphosphate synthase, whose protein sequence is MITVTELLAPVENDLETLLSDLRSLIGAGHPILQAAAEHLFSAGGKRIRPGIVLLISRALASDGELSARHRRLAEITEMIHTASLVHDDVVDEASTRRGVATVHSRFDARVAVLAGDFLFAQASWHLANLDDLDVVKLLSRVIMDLADGEVKQGLYRYETGQSFETYLEKSYCKTASLIANSSRAAGVLSACSEVQLDGLYQFGRQLGLAFQVVDDILDFTGSEQQLGKPAASDLASGYLTAPCFYAMEEHPELKALIDRQFSGDQDLDQALSMVRSSKAIPRTRELAETFARESREAIAWLPDSPSKRALMELPDFVLSRLY
- the acs gene encoding acetate--CoA ligase, which codes for MTDANTTIESVLQEGRVFDPPADLAAQARVGSLEAYRQLAETAKLDPDRFWGDAARRELHWFEPFHTVLDWSDAPFARWFEGGTTNLSFNCLDRHLSGPTADKTALIWEGEPGDVRRFSYRELHAEVCKTANALKALGLGKGDLVALYMPMVPEAAIAMLACARIGTPHSVVFGGFSSEALRDRLIDGEVKAVITADGGFRKDKPVSLKPAVDAALADGACPTVHSVLVVQRTKQPVEMVAGRDQWWHELVDSQREACAAEPMASEDRLFVLYTSGSTGKPKGVVHTTAGYNLWAHLTFQWIFDIRDDDVFWCTADVGWITGHSYIVYGPLSNGATTVMFEGAPRPSKPGAFWELIQKHRISIFYTAPTAIRAFMKSGREVPDQYDMSSLRLLGTVGEPINPEAWMWYRDVIGANRCPIVDTWWQTETGGVMISPLPGATPTKPGSATLPLPGIQADIVDAEGNSCAEDEGGYLAVRAPWPGMMRTVHGNPQRFRESYWEHIRPADGSYLYFAGDGARRDADGYFWVMGRVDDVINVSGHRLGTMEIESALVSHPAVAEAAVVGRPDDLKGEGIVAFVTLESGREASDALVKELRVHVGSEIGPIARPDEIRCSDALPKTRSGKIMRRILRSLAAGEEVSGDTSTLEDRSVLDRLRA
- a CDS encoding HAD family phosphatase encodes the protein MSNRIRPAACLFDLDGLLLNTEPLHGQAWAEAAAHFGGHLSGNHLLQLRGRRRQDCAEQVDAWLPTSVGSEALLAVQQPIVKQLLPKAEAMPSAENLIRHCQKDNIPMALVTSSSQESVAFKSGPHPWLGLIKTRVHGDDPALTAGKPDPAPFLLAARRLKVDPNDCWALEDSRAGTAAALAAGCRVWVLDRAEGCDPLEAEPCHISNLGTVLDYLINP
- a CDS encoding peroxiredoxin; protein product: MALRVGDRLPSFSLLDQDGERRSSDDLAGRPLVLFFYPKDDTPGCTIEACSFRDNHCALNELGAVIWGVSADDAVSHRRFVTRHSLPYPLLCDTNNALRRSLGVPRAMGLLPGRVTYVVDGEGIIRHIIENLLDGPAHVRESLRVLNNLAAAPAA
- the murI gene encoding glutamate racemase, coding for MTSVLGLFDSGVGGLTVLRRILERHGAVRCIYLGDTARVPYGCRSPEEIRSIAVEVVRWLRQQGVTTVVMACNTTNALARDVAEGQAGVPVIGLIGAASAMVRERRVGVLATAATVASGAYRTSIEALHPGTQVLEQACPDFVPLIERGDLHCDQLRRAVETYLEPLMANSVQSIVLGCSHYPLLAPLMRQILPEDVRLIDPALGVTHQLDALLGPPSARKQSADCLKLCRLCVTADPEGFCDRAAPWLGERPRVELVQLQS